The following coding sequences lie in one Leptospira neocaledonica genomic window:
- the tpiA gene encoding triose-phosphate isomerase: MRSKIIAGNWKMNLSEKEALALASGLKEKFSSLPDNKKAVVFPSSIHLAAVARILENSKIAVGAQNIYPAPLTAMTGETGPDQLSELGIKFALVGHSERRQFLGETSLFCNQKISYLTKHGFTAVYCVGETLAERESGNTFEVLKKQIQEGLGSIESDQFSRIWVAYEPVWAIGTGKVATPAQAQEAHAFIRKEISGLFQNGKTISDVMPILYGGSVKADNVKELLSQADIDGGLVGGASQKLESFLALF, encoded by the coding sequence ATGCGCTCTAAAATTATCGCCGGTAACTGGAAAATGAATCTTTCCGAAAAGGAAGCATTGGCTCTCGCAAGCGGCCTAAAAGAAAAGTTTTCTTCTCTTCCAGATAATAAAAAGGCGGTTGTATTTCCTTCTTCTATTCATCTGGCTGCGGTTGCGAGAATATTAGAAAATTCGAAAATTGCGGTCGGTGCTCAGAATATCTACCCTGCCCCTCTCACCGCAATGACTGGAGAAACCGGTCCGGATCAACTTTCCGAATTAGGTATCAAATTTGCACTCGTTGGCCACTCGGAAAGAAGACAGTTTTTAGGAGAGACTAGCCTTTTCTGTAACCAAAAGATCTCTTATCTTACAAAACATGGTTTTACCGCTGTGTATTGTGTGGGAGAAACTCTGGCTGAAAGAGAATCAGGTAATACCTTCGAGGTTTTGAAAAAACAAATCCAAGAAGGTTTAGGTTCCATTGAAAGCGACCAGTTCTCTCGTATCTGGGTGGCCTACGAACCTGTTTGGGCAATCGGTACGGGAAAAGTAGCAACTCCGGCTCAGGCCCAAGAAGCTCATGCATTTATAAGAAAGGAAATTTCCGGATTATTCCAAAATGGGAAAACAATCTCGGATGTTATGCCTATCCTTTATGGCGGTTCCGTGAAAGCCGATAACGTGAAGGAACTCCTATCCCAAGCGGATATAGATGGAGGGCTCGTAGGCGGGGCCAGCCAGAAGCTGGAAAGCTTCTTAGCTTTATTCTAA
- the secG gene encoding preprotein translocase subunit SecG: protein MGFITGTILVLFVFVSLFLILLVMIQTGKGGMGGVLGGGASQSVFGSSTADVLTKATRVAGLTFLALSLILSFLFAKTSGYNTTPTPDILPPPAAEEAQGNQGGTNAQESAPTTAPSTETPAQPKP from the coding sequence ATGGGCTTTATTACCGGAACCATCCTTGTTCTTTTCGTTTTTGTCAGTCTATTTCTGATCCTTCTTGTTATGATCCAAACAGGCAAAGGAGGAATGGGTGGAGTTCTTGGTGGAGGAGCAAGCCAATCTGTTTTTGGTTCCTCTACTGCGGATGTTTTGACTAAAGCAACCAGAGTTGCTGGACTCACTTTTTTGGCCTTGTCTTTGATTCTTTCTTTCCTTTTTGCGAAGACTAGTGGATACAATACCACTCCAACGCCTGATATTCTTCCTCCACCAGCTGCGGAAGAGGCCCAGGGCAACCAAGGAGGGACCAATGCCCAAGAATCCGCGCCTACAACCGCACCAAGCACTGAAACTCCGGCACAACCTAAGCCTTAA
- the lenA gene encoding endostatin-like outer membrane lipoprotein LenA translates to MPKNPRLQPHQALKLRHNLSLNFTSSTKAAPKAVFLLLLLLSFLSINAQSQDGTKSQNNSSSSSTQMLNQRILRAYESLSVARELLKFERMEALPIGTLVTWVGNYPNRKGVKITKFSVTQSPTPGGIERAEEKSILLEFNGSTLSKVVSEIKTANYSAEDTIMIRMTDNTPLDNNVDDLLIYADRNGKEAEYPLNYLPDEGVNRDRSEFKKEFYLKLIEDFFVHVLRLQEMQAQHSSRNQKKLLQSYKESLEY, encoded by the coding sequence ATGCCCAAGAATCCGCGCCTACAACCGCACCAAGCACTGAAACTCCGGCACAACCTAAGCCTTAATTTTACTTCTTCTACGAAGGCGGCCCCGAAGGCCGTCTTCCTTCTGCTCCTTCTTCTTTCCTTTCTTTCAATCAACGCTCAGAGCCAGGATGGGACAAAATCCCAGAACAATTCTTCCTCTTCTTCTACCCAAATGTTGAATCAGAGGATCTTACGTGCGTATGAAAGTTTGAGTGTTGCCAGAGAACTTTTGAAATTCGAAAGAATGGAGGCTCTTCCTATCGGAACCTTGGTGACTTGGGTGGGAAATTACCCGAACCGGAAAGGTGTGAAGATCACTAAGTTCTCAGTGACTCAATCCCCTACTCCAGGCGGGATAGAAAGAGCAGAAGAAAAGTCCATTCTTCTGGAATTTAACGGATCTACTCTTTCTAAGGTGGTTTCCGAAATCAAAACTGCGAATTATTCCGCGGAAGATACCATCATGATTCGTATGACGGACAATACTCCTTTGGATAATAATGTGGACGATCTGCTGATCTATGCGGATCGAAACGGTAAAGAGGCAGAATATCCTTTGAATTACCTACCTGATGAGGGGGTAAACCGGGATAGATCCGAGTTTAAGAAAGAATTTTATTTAAAACTGATCGAGGATTTTTTCGTGCATGTTCTAAGGCTTCAGGAAATGCAGGCTCAACATTCTTCCAGAAATCAAAAAAAATTACTGCAAAGTTATAAAGAATCCCTAGAATATTGA
- a CDS encoding LIC_12097 family sensor histidine kinase — protein MSSLMENLHERAEELQAILDGITEPLVLIDSGFRVRRVNKATLEFSSEPDFPSTLGRKCYEVLYNRSAVCPYCPMKDHHENETDFDAQFEGKGEIGREIFHVANDQKETLYLDFFPIRKDGSIVSIVEKISNITRIKEKEEENLRIRNLASLGIFISGVAHELNNPLTGMSLTLQNLMNNLSSMDPAFFRKRLEMIKEDLTRAAMIVLDVISFAKPDKLVTTTADIHETIMKAKDSVTWVYPVLSKNTEWEILSEPGMTFQFNPVKMERLFINLFKNSLQAYDYGEGKIKVEVRRTRNMMHIFVEDTAGGIPEDMLDKIFSPFFSKNKSGIGTGLGLSICHSIVREHSGELTVRSYDRKTRFKISLPLVQPKGN, from the coding sequence ATGTCATCCCTAATGGAAAACCTCCACGAAAGAGCGGAGGAACTCCAAGCTATTTTGGACGGAATCACAGAGCCCCTAGTTTTGATAGACTCGGGCTTCAGGGTTCGTCGTGTAAACAAGGCCACTCTTGAATTTTCGAGTGAGCCCGACTTCCCTTCTACTCTGGGCAGAAAATGTTACGAGGTTCTGTACAATCGTTCCGCGGTTTGTCCTTATTGCCCAATGAAGGACCATCATGAAAATGAAACGGACTTCGACGCACAATTCGAAGGTAAGGGAGAAATTGGACGAGAGATCTTTCATGTAGCCAATGATCAGAAGGAAACCTTATACTTAGATTTTTTCCCAATTCGTAAGGATGGGAGTATTGTCTCCATAGTGGAGAAGATCAGCAATATCACGCGCATCAAAGAGAAAGAAGAAGAGAACCTTAGGATCCGTAACCTGGCTTCTCTCGGTATTTTTATCTCAGGTGTGGCTCATGAGTTGAATAACCCGCTCACCGGAATGAGCCTCACTCTTCAGAATCTGATGAATAATTTATCCAGTATGGATCCAGCTTTTTTTCGAAAAAGATTGGAGATGATCAAAGAAGATCTTACCCGAGCAGCAATGATCGTTTTAGATGTGATCAGCTTTGCTAAACCTGATAAATTAGTCACTACCACTGCGGATATTCATGAAACCATAATGAAGGCAAAAGACTCGGTTACCTGGGTCTATCCGGTTCTTTCTAAAAATACTGAATGGGAAATTTTAAGTGAACCGGGTATGACATTCCAATTCAATCCGGTCAAGATGGAGAGACTCTTCATCAATCTATTCAAAAACTCTCTACAAGCTTACGATTATGGAGAAGGTAAGATTAAGGTAGAAGTTAGGCGCACTCGTAATATGATGCATATTTTTGTGGAAGATACTGCGGGGGGAATTCCGGAAGATATGCTGGATAAAATTTTCTCTCCATTCTTCTCCAAAAACAAGTCAGGGATAGGAACTGGTCTTGGACTTTCTATCTGTCATTCCATTGTAAGAGAACATTCTGGAGAATTGACGGTGCGTTCTTATGATAGAAAGACCAGATTTAAAATTTCTCTTCCCTTAGTACAACCCAAAGGAAACTAA
- a CDS encoding response regulator transcription factor produces the protein MSNHRILVVEDIHSIREAVKDILVRDYEVFDAENYDEAVKILSNEHIDLVITDIRMPGKSGLDLIKTIQKEYPSVQYSLMTAYNINDYINFAYQHDIWNIIPKYSFLDINLITVMVKKLIYRDIFGVEKYFGPDFKILEGGSEEEFLVPPENGIVFRKISSDKDRNYICNRVGKFLIEKGAPNAVQQILEELTSNAMIRAPRDSKGNSKYQYELPSRDLLVPLEHIQLAETDYFEIGYGIAENSYIVVVRDHFGSLNKKEILKRLDRHITVDSPTGLPAGLADSHGRGLYICREISDQLIFNIEKDTRTEIIALLDKQTNKGYKSLSIYEV, from the coding sequence TTGTCCAATCATCGTATCTTAGTAGTAGAAGATATACATTCCATCCGGGAGGCGGTAAAAGATATCCTAGTCCGAGATTACGAAGTTTTCGATGCGGAAAATTACGATGAGGCGGTTAAAATTCTTTCTAACGAGCATATAGATCTGGTCATCACCGATATTCGTATGCCCGGTAAATCGGGATTAGATCTGATCAAAACCATCCAAAAGGAATATCCTTCCGTGCAATATTCCTTGATGACCGCTTATAATATTAACGATTATATTAATTTCGCCTACCAACACGATATCTGGAATATTATTCCGAAATATTCATTTTTAGACATCAATCTGATCACAGTGATGGTCAAAAAACTTATTTATAGAGATATCTTTGGTGTAGAAAAATATTTCGGACCTGACTTCAAGATCTTAGAAGGAGGCAGCGAAGAAGAATTTTTAGTTCCACCTGAAAACGGGATCGTATTCCGTAAGATCAGCTCCGATAAGGATCGGAATTATATTTGCAATCGTGTAGGTAAATTTCTGATCGAAAAAGGAGCACCTAACGCAGTCCAACAAATCTTGGAAGAGTTGACTTCTAATGCAATGATCCGCGCTCCGAGAGACTCCAAGGGAAATTCTAAATACCAATATGAACTTCCTTCTCGAGATCTTCTTGTTCCTCTGGAACATATCCAACTCGCCGAAACGGATTATTTTGAGATCGGTTACGGGATCGCTGAGAATTCTTATATCGTAGTAGTCCGAGATCATTTCGGTTCTTTGAACAAAAAGGAAATTTTAAAACGTTTGGACAGGCATATCACTGTGGATAGTCCGACCGGTTTGCCTGCTGGACTTGCGGATTCTCATGGTCGAGGTTTGTATATTTGTAGAGAGATCTCCGATCAGTTGATCTTTAATATCGAGAAGGACACAAGAACAGAAATTATAGCGCTATTAGACAAGCAGACAAATAAGGGCTATAAGTCCTTGTCTATTTACGAGGTTTGA
- a CDS encoding nicotinamide-nucleotide amidohydrolase family protein produces MNPPRVTVISTGSELTAGRSQDTNSSWIANELFGLGYSTEKFLVLPDDPKLIADELKNLAATASSENPVLLVMTGGLGPTEDDYTLEVVCELTSSQPVLNEKAHDRLQALYRLRGKGFQEALTTALRQVSIPSNSTGLNNSVGIAPGFWSELQPGAYLACMPGVPSEMVTMFKEELVPLIQKQFHSGELHSDFLFIWGMSESLFQQEFIIDIEALKNGKAVWGVAAKKGFIRVTYQSEDKTLVQELIQKTKEKYKGLCTGDLFEEFPKLLSEKKLTIGTIESCTGGLAAKILTDRAGSSDYFLGSVVSYSNLIKENLVGVNKKTLEAHGAVSAETAIEMADNGARLLGTDLAISITGIAGPGGGTPTKKVGTVFIGTHIKGEKTEVKELFLPFKRELFREVVAATSLYLMYNRLRKLV; encoded by the coding sequence TTGAATCCACCTCGGGTCACAGTCATTTCCACAGGTTCTGAACTGACTGCGGGAAGAAGCCAAGATACAAATTCTTCCTGGATCGCAAACGAACTCTTTGGATTAGGATATTCTACTGAAAAATTCCTGGTATTGCCTGATGATCCAAAACTGATCGCCGATGAACTAAAAAATTTAGCTGCTACAGCCTCTTCAGAAAATCCGGTCCTACTCGTGATGACCGGTGGACTTGGACCCACGGAAGACGATTATACCTTAGAGGTAGTCTGCGAACTCACTTCTTCTCAACCTGTACTAAATGAAAAAGCACATGATAGGCTCCAGGCATTGTATCGTCTTCGTGGAAAAGGATTCCAAGAAGCGCTGACTACTGCATTACGTCAGGTTTCTATTCCATCTAATTCTACCGGTTTGAATAACTCGGTAGGAATTGCTCCGGGATTCTGGTCGGAACTCCAACCAGGCGCTTATTTAGCATGTATGCCTGGGGTTCCTTCCGAGATGGTAACCATGTTCAAGGAAGAATTGGTTCCTCTTATCCAGAAACAATTCCATTCTGGAGAACTGCACTCTGATTTTCTATTTATCTGGGGAATGAGCGAGTCCTTATTCCAACAAGAATTTATAATAGATATCGAGGCCTTAAAGAACGGAAAAGCAGTTTGGGGAGTTGCCGCCAAAAAAGGATTTATACGAGTCACTTACCAATCAGAAGACAAAACTTTAGTCCAAGAACTGATCCAAAAGACCAAAGAGAAGTATAAAGGACTCTGTACCGGGGACTTATTCGAAGAATTTCCTAAACTTCTCTCAGAAAAGAAACTCACCATCGGAACGATCGAAAGTTGCACAGGTGGACTTGCAGCTAAAATACTTACTGACCGTGCAGGTTCTTCTGATTATTTTTTAGGATCAGTGGTCAGTTATTCCAATCTGATCAAAGAAAATCTAGTAGGGGTTAATAAGAAAACTTTGGAAGCTCACGGAGCGGTTAGTGCTGAAACCGCCATCGAAATGGCGGATAACGGAGCAAGACTTCTCGGAACGGATTTAGCAATTAGCATTACTGGGATCGCTGGTCCTGGTGGCGGAACTCCTACAAAAAAAGTAGGAACTGTATTTATAGGAACCCATATTAAGGGTGAGAAAACGGAAGTGAAGGAACTCTTCCTACCTTTTAAAAGGGAGTTGTTCCGGGAAGTGGTGGCCGCTACTTCTCTTTATTTAATGTACAATCGATTGAGGAAACTCGTATGA
- the argS gene encoding arginine--tRNA ligase, with the protein MKETETLKQLVLEALKEGVKLYCEKEAHNVSFGDLRIRIEYSREESFGDYSTSFALENSKLLGKKPLDSAALLVGYLQARTDLFEKVDFTSPGFVNFRISSSFLIRFLESTIQKNDIFPKLENPKKVNLEFVSANPTGPLNIVSARAAATGEAFANLLKAVGHSVDKEFYVNDYGNQVFLLGVSTMVRIREILGESSSIQENAEDGRSIEELLSQNVIPAEGYRGDYLKIIANQLLENQNTGKEIKSHLEKKEYSVLAEKCSRWTVESNLVWQKRDLDLFGINFNRFFSETTLHEAGKVLGVLEDLKKSGKIFEEEGKQLFKSEDYGDDKNRVVVRDDGRPTYLLADIAYHNDKISRGYEKIIDIWGPDHHGYIARLAGAVQALGYPKENFQVIIAQQVNLLMAGQKMKMSKRAGEFQTMEDLLGYLGKHAKDVARYFFTMRSLDSPLDFDLDLAKDESDKNPVFYLQYAHARVCSIFREVGTNSDQKALENLEMTEERKRLLFWISRFPEEVLDAAATLEPHRIANYLQNLARAFTQFYITKNNRLKDSDESTRLGLARICQAVRVVLAEGLALLGVSAPERLEKED; encoded by the coding sequence ATGAAAGAAACGGAAACGCTCAAACAACTCGTTTTAGAAGCTTTAAAGGAAGGGGTAAAACTCTATTGCGAAAAGGAAGCGCATAACGTTTCCTTTGGAGATCTTAGGATCCGAATAGAATATTCCAGAGAGGAATCCTTCGGTGATTATTCCACTTCTTTCGCTTTGGAAAATTCTAAACTTTTAGGCAAAAAACCTTTGGATTCGGCGGCACTTCTTGTAGGTTATCTGCAGGCTCGAACAGATTTATTTGAAAAAGTGGATTTTACTTCTCCTGGCTTTGTGAATTTTAGAATTTCTTCTTCTTTTCTGATCCGTTTCTTAGAATCTACGATCCAAAAAAATGATATTTTTCCTAAATTAGAAAATCCTAAAAAAGTAAATTTAGAATTCGTAAGCGCGAATCCTACCGGACCTTTAAATATAGTTTCCGCAAGAGCTGCCGCTACCGGAGAAGCTTTTGCAAACTTGCTCAAGGCAGTCGGGCATTCCGTAGATAAGGAATTTTATGTAAACGATTATGGGAACCAGGTGTTTTTACTTGGAGTTTCCACGATGGTAAGGATCCGGGAAATTTTGGGAGAATCTTCTTCTATCCAAGAGAATGCAGAGGACGGAAGATCTATTGAAGAATTACTTTCTCAAAATGTGATTCCAGCGGAAGGATATAGGGGAGATTACCTCAAAATCATAGCCAACCAATTATTAGAAAATCAGAATACTGGAAAAGAGATCAAATCCCATCTAGAGAAAAAGGAATATTCCGTTCTCGCTGAAAAATGTTCCCGTTGGACTGTGGAATCCAATTTGGTCTGGCAAAAAAGAGACCTGGATCTATTCGGAATAAACTTCAATCGATTCTTCTCCGAAACCACACTTCATGAGGCCGGAAAAGTTTTAGGTGTATTGGAAGATTTAAAAAAATCTGGAAAAATTTTTGAAGAAGAAGGTAAACAACTCTTTAAATCCGAGGACTATGGAGACGATAAAAATCGTGTAGTCGTTCGAGACGATGGACGTCCTACATACCTTCTCGCAGATATTGCTTATCATAATGATAAAATTTCCAGAGGTTATGAGAAAATTATAGATATCTGGGGGCCGGACCATCACGGTTACATCGCAAGGCTTGCGGGTGCCGTGCAGGCCTTAGGTTATCCTAAAGAAAATTTCCAAGTGATCATTGCTCAACAAGTGAATCTTCTCATGGCCGGCCAGAAAATGAAGATGAGTAAACGTGCAGGAGAATTCCAGACCATGGAAGATCTTCTCGGTTATTTGGGAAAACATGCTAAGGATGTTGCACGTTATTTCTTCACTATGAGGTCCTTGGATTCTCCTTTGGATTTCGACTTGGATCTGGCAAAAGATGAGTCGGATAAAAATCCCGTATTTTATTTACAATATGCTCATGCAAGAGTTTGTTCAATATTCAGAGAAGTAGGGACTAACTCGGATCAAAAAGCATTAGAAAACCTTGAAATGACAGAGGAAAGAAAAAGACTTCTTTTCTGGATCTCTCGTTTCCCGGAAGAAGTGCTGGATGCTGCTGCCACCTTGGAACCACATCGTATCGCGAATTATCTCCAGAATCTTGCAAGAGCATTCACTCAGTTTTATATAACAAAAAATAATAGGCTGAAAGATTCGGATGAATCTACAAGACTCGGACTCGCAAGAATTTGCCAAGCGGTTCGTGTCGTACTCGCAGAAGGTTTAGCTCTACTCGGTGTTTCCGCTCCGGAAAGATTGGAGAAAGAAGATTGA
- the recO gene encoding DNA repair protein RecO: MSGSGPGALKKTTGIVMESRILPEGDAFLRLLPEEGEVGSFRVKGIKKSKTRPIAAVEPGSLTVLDYYFTQGRETFNVKEIGLIRRFDKAKTGYSGTVLVSYLVELVSSFLTEGGSHPMEYKLLLGALKELDEDGYKPVFLPFFKLKLLYVGGFLSKEMECASCGKNLSEIQSCSLDETHFEIVCGDCGTPKPDKFGLVLFVQDCLALRYRDLKDKKISLELLKEADSLSNRALKPLLGKRLKSEPMLYESLGENLG, translated from the coding sequence ATGTCTGGATCTGGTCCTGGGGCCTTAAAAAAAACGACAGGAATCGTAATGGAAAGTCGCATCCTTCCGGAAGGGGATGCATTTTTGCGCCTTCTACCGGAAGAAGGAGAAGTAGGAAGTTTTCGAGTAAAAGGAATCAAAAAAAGTAAAACAAGACCTATCGCTGCAGTAGAACCAGGATCGTTAACAGTTTTAGATTATTATTTCACCCAAGGAAGAGAGACGTTTAACGTAAAAGAGATCGGATTGATCAGAAGATTCGATAAAGCTAAAACAGGATATTCAGGAACTGTTTTGGTTTCTTATCTGGTGGAATTAGTTTCTTCCTTTTTGACGGAAGGGGGTTCTCATCCAATGGAATATAAACTTCTTCTGGGCGCCTTGAAGGAATTAGATGAAGATGGTTACAAACCTGTCTTCTTGCCTTTTTTCAAACTGAAATTATTATATGTAGGCGGTTTTTTATCCAAGGAAATGGAATGCGCTAGCTGCGGAAAAAATCTCTCGGAGATCCAATCTTGCAGTTTGGACGAGACCCATTTTGAGATCGTATGCGGCGATTGTGGAACGCCTAAACCTGACAAGTTTGGACTCGTATTATTCGTCCAAGATTGCCTGGCATTGAGATACAGGGATCTGAAGGACAAAAAGATTTCCCTTGAACTCCTGAAGGAGGCGGATAGCTTAAGCAACCGGGCCTTAAAACCTCTTCTTGGAAAAAGACTCAAATCGGAACCTATGTTGTACGAATCATTAGGGGAAAATCTTGGATAA
- the ybeY gene encoding rRNA maturation RNase YbeY, whose amino-acid sequence MVLTDDESIRELNRVRRAKNYATDVLSFPLSFDLTPWELPPSKKENFGPILSLGEIVISWDTCKAQAKSIGHSEEDEFFRLFVHGFLHLIGYDHERGEEDEALMKEKEDLCLDLVLGP is encoded by the coding sequence TTGGTTCTGACAGACGATGAATCTATTCGAGAATTAAATCGAGTCAGAAGAGCTAAAAATTATGCTACGGATGTTCTTTCTTTTCCCTTAAGTTTTGATCTTACTCCTTGGGAACTTCCCCCGAGCAAAAAAGAAAATTTTGGACCTATCCTGAGTTTAGGAGAAATTGTGATCTCCTGGGATACATGCAAGGCTCAGGCAAAGAGTATCGGCCATAGTGAAGAGGATGAATTTTTCAGATTATTTGTGCACGGATTTTTACATTTAATCGGTTATGATCATGAACGAGGAGAAGAGGACGAGGCTCTAATGAAGGAGAAGGAGGATCTATGTCTGGATCTGGTCCTGGGGCCTTAA
- a CDS encoding HD family phosphohydrolase translates to MFPLGSLLERGMAWITDTLTKIRPISFVRKFQVILTAITLIIVTWMLAIPFFGQDKINLSQDGPYSEGKNALDKVVSTKDIVYEDEEKTKAKRLKAFQSAPNFFDRDYRVLIDIIRPAIQEDMEKYREPKPTGEVKTSAELLAAVPRWKNRSKEELELLLKTPGKSRVRDLVQQYSNLVFSNFCVLRDQPADYSAIRAAEARIRNSGASGNKEQISSVEGTLVIPRMYLYRDNATIETLNRLAAEKLQATDPQLLAVIQKLALTYVYSNPACTYNAEETKNQKQAVMDRTEPISSRINAGETIVKAGEIITPDIYQRMQIVNRYATRANIASIISILLIQSIFVIIVYAFLKKYNPKRLNDVSSNVIVFTLIWSLVLWTYLASKAFFSFENSYDSVFYFALVIPTGMVCLILSMIYDEQLSIAIGFFLSFFVFAASRYNPTSFILAFVMTVVAATYGRKMRKRIDFIKAGFYMALVQMLISSSGYLFDSRNYWVAVPSGSHLRDLWESNIFRLYLLCLVNGFVCSTLTQLLLPIYEYVFNIPTRFKLMELADTGHPLLQELLTKAPSTYTHTFLVAAMSERAAQNLELDWLLTRVGVYFHDIGKIPNAGFFVENQHLIPKKENIDKNNPAKAAKIVIDHVLDGIEMAKKARLPREVIDFIPEHHGTSTMAFFYHKALAELSPAQKKKLKKADFQYPGPKPQRKETAIVMIADSLEAASRSLEEVTPESLDTLITKIVNGKLAENQLDECGLTLGDLEVVKFSFKEVLLSSLHSRPKYPKPEDTKALEEKNKNILGKHAPKSH, encoded by the coding sequence ATGTTTCCACTGGGATCACTTTTAGAAAGAGGAATGGCTTGGATCACGGATACCTTGACCAAGATCCGTCCAATTTCTTTCGTGAGAAAATTCCAAGTAATCCTCACGGCGATCACTTTGATCATCGTGACCTGGATGCTGGCGATCCCATTTTTCGGTCAGGATAAAATTAATCTTTCTCAAGACGGTCCTTATTCGGAAGGCAAGAATGCTTTGGATAAGGTTGTTTCCACCAAAGATATAGTTTACGAAGACGAAGAAAAAACGAAGGCCAAAAGGCTAAAGGCGTTTCAATCCGCTCCGAATTTTTTTGACAGAGATTATAGAGTTCTAATAGATATAATTCGTCCCGCTATCCAAGAGGATATGGAGAAGTATAGGGAGCCAAAACCTACGGGAGAAGTGAAAACTTCCGCAGAATTATTGGCTGCTGTTCCTAGATGGAAGAATAGATCCAAAGAAGAGTTGGAACTCCTACTTAAGACACCAGGCAAATCTAGAGTTCGAGATCTGGTCCAGCAATATAGTAATTTAGTTTTTTCTAATTTTTGTGTTCTGAGGGACCAGCCTGCTGATTATTCCGCTATTCGTGCGGCGGAAGCAAGGATACGTAACTCCGGTGCAAGCGGGAATAAGGAACAAATTTCCTCAGTTGAAGGGACACTCGTAATTCCTCGCATGTATCTGTATAGAGATAATGCCACGATAGAAACTCTGAATCGTTTAGCAGCAGAGAAGTTACAAGCCACAGACCCTCAGCTACTCGCAGTCATCCAAAAACTTGCACTGACTTATGTGTATTCCAATCCCGCCTGTACGTATAACGCAGAAGAAACTAAAAACCAAAAACAAGCCGTTATGGATAGAACGGAGCCTATTAGCAGTAGGATAAATGCTGGGGAAACCATAGTAAAAGCCGGAGAAATTATCACTCCGGATATCTATCAGAGAATGCAGATAGTGAACAGATATGCTACTCGAGCAAATATCGCATCCATTATCTCCATCCTCCTTATTCAATCTATTTTTGTAATCATAGTATATGCGTTCTTGAAGAAGTATAATCCGAAACGATTGAACGACGTTTCGAGTAATGTGATTGTGTTCACATTGATCTGGTCCTTGGTGCTCTGGACTTATTTGGCGTCCAAGGCATTCTTTAGTTTCGAGAATAGTTACGATTCTGTTTTTTACTTCGCTCTTGTGATTCCGACCGGAATGGTTTGTTTGATCCTGTCCATGATCTATGACGAACAATTATCGATTGCGATAGGCTTTTTCCTTTCCTTCTTTGTGTTTGCTGCTTCCAGATATAATCCGACTTCTTTCATTCTTGCCTTCGTAATGACTGTGGTTGCGGCTACATATGGAAGAAAAATGAGAAAGAGGATCGATTTTATCAAGGCTGGGTTCTATATGGCCTTGGTCCAAATGTTGATCTCTTCTTCCGGTTATCTGTTCGATTCCAGGAATTATTGGGTGGCTGTTCCGTCCGGCTCCCATTTGAGAGACCTTTGGGAATCGAATATATTCAGATTGTATTTATTATGTTTAGTGAATGGATTTGTCTGTTCTACTTTGACTCAGCTATTGCTTCCTATCTATGAGTACGTATTCAATATTCCAACTAGATTTAAACTCATGGAACTTGCGGATACAGGCCACCCGTTATTGCAGGAATTATTAACCAAGGCACCTTCTACTTATACCCATACTTTTTTGGTAGCTGCTATGTCGGAAAGAGCCGCCCAAAATCTGGAATTGGATTGGCTTTTGACCAGGGTGGGTGTGTATTTCCATGATATCGGTAAGATCCCGAATGCAGGATTTTTCGTAGAGAACCAGCACCTGATCCCTAAAAAGGAAAACATTGATAAGAACAATCCTGCTAAGGCTGCAAAGATCGTCATAGATCACGTCTTGGATGGAATTGAGATGGCGAAGAAGGCGAGACTTCCTAGAGAAGTAATCGATTTTATTCCGGAACATCATGGAACTTCTACCATGGCGTTCTTTTATCATAAGGCACTTGCGGAACTTTCTCCCGCTCAAAAGAAAAAACTTAAAAAAGCCGATTTTCAATATCCGGGACCTAAACCTCAAAGAAAGGAAACTGCGATCGTGATGATTGCTGATAGTTTGGAAGCTGCGAGTAGATCCTTGGAAGAGGTGACTCCGGAATCCTTAGATACTCTTATCACTAAGATCGTAAACGGTAAATTAGCGGAAAACCAATTGGACGAATGCGGACTAACCTTAGGAGATTTGGAAGTTGTAAAATTTTCCTTTAAAGAAGTTCTTCTTTCTAGTCTTCACTCTAGGCCTAAATATCCTAAACCTGAGGACACAAAAGCTTTAGAGGAGAAGAACAAAAATATTCTGGGGAAACACGCCCCTAAGAGTCATTGA